The proteins below are encoded in one region of Rhea pennata isolate bPtePen1 chromosome 21, bPtePen1.pri, whole genome shotgun sequence:
- the LOC134149693 gene encoding RNA-binding Raly-like protein: MASSNCDLDYNLYRDDFPYRVYEYQKIPPLINRIPVKARRTHVGAGGKSSLSPPPGTRSSTSSMTGRTKCKCYRAEELHSIKGELSQIKAQVDSLLESLDCMDQRRDRLSGSKEMEKKRVEVGAELPSPAGEGPREPQGKEGSGADGHSDLRNIDSAEESTNTEETMKNHTSDLEGSQ, from the exons TAGGGTATATGAGTACCAGAAGATCCCGCCCCTCATTAACCGCATCCCTGTCAAGGCCAGACGAACTCATGTTGGGGCAGGAGGCAAAAGCAGTCTAAGCCCCCCTCCTGGGACGAGGAGCAGCACCAGCTCCATGACAGGACGCACAAAGTGTAAGTGTTAT CGGGCCGAAGAGCTGCATTCGATCAAAGGGGAGCTGAGTCAGATCAAGGCACAGGTGGACAGTCTGCTGGAAAGCCTGGACTGCATGGACCAGCGGAGAGACCGTCTCTCAG GGTCaaaggagatggagaagaaaagggtCGAAGTGGGTGCAGAGTTGCCATCcccagcaggagaggggccaCGGGAGCCCCAAGGGAAGGAGGGATCCGGAGCTGATGGGCACAGTGACCTGCGCAACATCGACAGTGCAGAAGAGAGCACAAACACTGAGGAGACG atgaaAAACCACACATCAGACCTCGAGGGGAGTCAGTAA
- the LOC134149762 gene encoding C-signal-like: MAGLRVRSALVTGANRGIGLGIVKQLLQMPNPLEWDFAACWDPKGERAQELEHLAPKHPNLVIIPLEVTDPASIQAAAARVREHLKGSGLNLLINNAGIAKVISLDTETVENMSQVYATNTVGPLLVSQAFLPLLKKAAQGSSSSELSCSKAAIINMSSIVGSIEKICFWDNVQYISYRCSKAALNMLTKCQSLGYRQHGILCAALHPGWVQTDMGNSAGHKIGCFLGQPPLTVDVSVQGMLNVLCSLSEKDTGTFLDWEGKALPW, translated from the exons ATGGCAGGGCTTCGTGTCCGCTCCGCTCTGGTCACTGGGGCCAATCGAGGAATCGGCCTGGGAATTGtcaagcagctcctgcagatgcCAAACCCACTTGAGTGGGACTTTGCAGCCTGCTGGGACCCCAAGGGAGAGCGAGCACAG GAGTTAGAGCATTTGGCCCCCAAGCACCCCAACCTGGTCATCATCCCACTTG AAGTCACTGACCCCGCCAGcatccaggcagctgcagccagagtCAGGGAGCACCTGAAGGGCTCTGGGCTGAACCTCCTCATCAACAATGCTGGGATTGCAAAGGTGATCTCTTTGGATACTGAGACTGTGGAGAACATGTCCCAGGTGTATGCCACCAACACAGTTGGGCCCCTGCTGGTGAGCCAG GCATTCCTGCCCTTGCTGAAGAAGGCTGCCCAGGGAAGCTCGagctctgagctgagctgcagcaaggcagccaTCATCAATATGTCCAGTATTGTTGGCTCCATtgagaaaatatgtttctggGATAATGTGCAATATATCTCATACCGCTGCAGCAAG GCAGCTCTGAACATGCTCACCAAGTGCCAGTCCTTGGGGTACCGGCAACACGGCATCCTCTGCGCTGCTCTCCACCCTGGCTGGGTGCAAACAGACATGGGGAACTCAGCAGGACACAAGATAGGATGTTTTCTGGGGCAG cccccactgaCGGTGGACGTGAGCGTACAAGGAATGCTGAatgtgctctgctccctctccgAGAAGGACACGGGGACTTTCCTGGACTGGGAAGGGAAAGCACTGCCCTGGTGA